One stretch of Rosistilla oblonga DNA includes these proteins:
- a CDS encoding arylsulfatase has protein sequence MLGLILLGPVSVGLGQKPNLDRTLRTADNFEPAIPRSDQDDVVATKLAKLKMETGRKPNILWLVVDDMGYGDPGCYGGGAAVGAATPNIDRLAREGLKLTSCYSQQTCTPTRSAILTGRLPHRTGLTRPILAGDKLTKNPWADEVSLARLLSDAGYFTMLTGKWHVGEPEGMRPHDIGFDEYYGYYPAQKEISQRFDSRRFPDLVNDPERMRAFEAIAPDNHLTHGFKGGRTEKLAQVQSLEDMGRAEKVLADFTIEKIKELAKGDKPFFIEHCFMKVHCDNFPNPDLGSLSAAKYFYKEAVAEVDLHVGEIIKALDEAGVLENTFVFFTSDNGPQMDGWPDAGYTPFRGAKGTTFEGGVRVPGIAYWKGMIEPGRESDDLFDLMDLFGVALNVGGVKHDTLPTDRYYDFIDQTSFLLHDEGHSQREAVYFWWGTELMACRMREYKVHLKVALPESTHMHIDYATIQDVGLAPWLFNLYIDPKEQMPVGHRRNAFLATVLGKLKQHAATFKKYPPKDVGL, from the coding sequence TTGCTGGGATTGATATTGTTGGGACCGGTTTCAGTCGGACTCGGTCAAAAGCCCAATCTGGATCGCACCTTGCGAACCGCGGACAACTTCGAACCGGCGATACCACGTTCGGATCAGGACGACGTTGTTGCGACGAAGCTTGCGAAGCTGAAGATGGAGACAGGCCGAAAGCCGAATATTCTTTGGTTGGTCGTCGATGACATGGGATACGGCGACCCGGGATGTTATGGCGGCGGTGCCGCGGTCGGTGCAGCGACTCCGAATATCGATCGCTTGGCGAGGGAAGGGCTGAAGCTGACCAGTTGTTATTCGCAACAGACATGCACGCCAACGCGTTCGGCGATTCTGACAGGGCGACTCCCTCACCGAACCGGATTGACGCGGCCGATCCTAGCGGGCGACAAACTCACCAAGAATCCTTGGGCGGACGAAGTGAGCTTGGCAAGGTTGCTCAGCGACGCCGGCTATTTCACGATGCTCACCGGTAAATGGCATGTGGGAGAACCCGAGGGAATGCGGCCGCACGATATCGGATTCGATGAATATTACGGCTACTACCCGGCGCAGAAGGAGATCTCCCAACGGTTCGATTCCCGCCGGTTCCCCGATCTCGTCAACGATCCGGAACGAATGCGGGCCTTCGAGGCGATCGCGCCTGACAATCACCTCACCCACGGTTTCAAGGGGGGCCGCACCGAGAAGCTTGCACAGGTGCAATCGCTCGAAGACATGGGGCGAGCCGAAAAGGTCCTGGCAGATTTCACGATTGAGAAGATCAAAGAGTTGGCCAAAGGGGACAAGCCCTTCTTCATCGAACATTGTTTCATGAAGGTTCACTGCGACAACTTTCCCAACCCAGATCTCGGGTCTCTGAGCGCCGCGAAGTACTTCTACAAGGAAGCCGTTGCGGAAGTCGATCTGCACGTCGGTGAAATCATCAAAGCCTTAGACGAGGCGGGCGTGCTGGAGAACACGTTCGTCTTCTTCACCAGCGACAACGGCCCGCAGATGGATGGATGGCCCGACGCGGGCTACACGCCGTTTCGTGGCGCGAAGGGGACCACGTTTGAAGGAGGTGTCCGGGTTCCCGGCATCGCCTACTGGAAAGGAATGATCGAACCGGGCCGCGAAAGCGATGACCTGTTCGACCTGATGGATCTCTTCGGCGTCGCCCTTAACGTCGGTGGTGTCAAACACGACACCTTGCCAACCGATCGGTATTACGACTTCATCGATCAAACTTCGTTCCTGCTTCACGACGAAGGTCATTCCCAACGTGAAGCCGTCTACTTTTGGTGGGGCACGGAACTGATGGCCTGCCGGATGCGGGAATATAAAGTACACCTTAAGGTTGCACTTCCCGAATCGACGCACATGCATATCGACTACGCGACCATACAGGATGTTGGACTAGCACCGTGGCTGTTCAACCTCTACATCGACCCGAAGGAACAGATGCCAGTCGGCCACCGCCGAAATGCATTCCTGGCAACGGTCCTTGGGAAGCTTAAGCAACATGCTGCGACCTTCAAAAAGTATCCACCCAAAGACGTCGGGCTGTAA